Proteins from a single region of Pongo pygmaeus isolate AG05252 chromosome 3, NHGRI_mPonPyg2-v2.0_pri, whole genome shotgun sequence:
- the LOC129034616 gene encoding LOW QUALITY PROTEIN: basic proline-rich protein-like (The sequence of the model RefSeq protein was modified relative to this genomic sequence to represent the inferred CDS: substituted 4 bases at 4 genomic stop codons), whose protein sequence is PLPPPPPPSPPSSPPPPSPPPSPPSSPSPPPPPPSPPPPPLSPPPPSPPPPSPSPPPPPPSPLXPPSPSPPPPPSPPPPPLSPPSPSPPPPPPSPLSPPSPSSPPPPSPPPPPLSPPSPSPPPPLPSPPPPPPSPPSLITTIPLPPPLPPPPPPPSPPPPPPSPPPPPLSPPSPSPPPPPPLSPPPPSPPPPPPSPLSPSPSPPPPSPLSPPSPPPPPPSPLSPPSPPPPPLSPPPPSPPPPPSPLSPPSPSPPPPPPSPPPPPLSPPSPSPPPPLPSPPPPPPSPPSLITTISLPPPLPPPPPPSPPPPPSPPPPPLSPPSPSPPPPPPLSPPSPSPPPPPPSPLSPSPSPPPPPLSPPSPSPSPPPPSPPSPPPPPLSPPSPSPPPPPPPPSPLSPPPPPPPPPPPSPLSPPSPSPPPXPPSPPPPPPSPPPPPLSPPPPPPPPPPPSPLSPPSPSPPPXPPSPPPPPLSPSPPPPPLSPPPPSPPPPPPSPLSPSPSPPPPLPSPPPPPPSPLSPPSPPPPPLSPPPPSPPPPPPSPPPPSPPPPPPSPPPPPSPPPPPLSPPSPSPPPPPPSPLSPPSPSPPPXPPSPPPPPLSPPSPSPPPPPPSPPSLITTSLPPPLEHLMTASGVSCADAPLPPSPFFRTDTDYHAGLTEQESLSCARKGETLDYSREIVSQVPEDTSAVAIKAFMDILLRRPSAKSQLSREPRVWRENRLSGVSRETTPRRGRTTDSFLLDKIESLSRSCPCFGNGPNQRGTAKEPPQTVRFCWPGSWGQTGALVRATEMGAEQLNELLTLCMVRRISHRYPEIQNTIGKRIRFLLGVKKEVSGEFLGQGWHLHLFMVFPCTITPAAASLGLRPGGCGWACGFRSPPVVFVAPCGGGAGCLTQLLNLAAALAALRSILTAGAVRASGHNWKREYLRPPRCWQAARRLKLPDLWRGRKGRDRRGGLAARAGSPVPPPIFPAPFENGKKARFTVGSKRDEASVPARGDLCALLSGGCGRSCRDTGVAASQGAARIAESGHRSRRVRVPLRSQRLWDF, encoded by the exons ccattaccacccccaccaccaccatcaccaccatcatcaccaccaccaccatcaccacccccatcaccaccatcatcaccatcaccaccaccaccaccaccatcaccacccccaccaccactatcaccaccaccaccatcaccaccaccaccatcaccatcaccaccaccaccaccaccatcaccactatgaccaccatcaccatcaccaccaccaccaccatcaccacccccaccaccactatcaccaccatcaccatcaccaccaccaccaccaccatcaccactatcaccaccatcaccatcatcaccaccaccaccatcaccacccccaccaccactatcaccaccatcaccatcaccaccaccaccactaccatcaccacccccaccaccaccatcacctccatcacttATCACCACCataccattaccaccaccattaccaccaccaccaccaccaccatcaccaccaccaccaccaccatcaccacccccaccaccactatcaccaccatcaccgtcaccaccaccaccaccaccactatcaccaccaccaccatcaccaccaccaccaccaccatcaccactatcaccatcaccatcaccaccaccaccatcaccactatcaccaccatcaccacccccaccaccaccatcaccactatcaccaccatcaccacccccaccaccactatcaccaccaccaccatcaccaccaccaccaccatcaccactatcaccaccatcaccatcaccaccaccaccaccaccatcaccacccccaccaccactatcaccaccatcaccatcaccaccaccaccactaccatcaccacccccaccaccaccatcacctccatcacttATCACCACCatatcattaccaccaccattaccaccaccaccaccaccatcaccaccaccaccaccatcaccacccccaccaccactatcaccaccatcaccgtcaccaccaccaccaccaccactatcaccaccatcaccatcaccaccaccaccaccaccatcaccactatcaccatcaccatcaccacccccaccaccactatcaccaccatcaccatcaccatcaccaccaccaccatcaccaccatcaccaccccccccaccactatcaccaccatcaccatcaccacccccaccaccaccaccaccatcaccactatcaccaccaccaccacccccaccaccaccaccaccatcaccactatcaccaccatcaccatcaccaccaccatgaccaccatcaccacccccaccaccaccatcaccacccccaccaccactatcaccaccaccaccacccccaccaccaccaccaccatcaccactatcaccaccatcaccatcaccaccaccatgaccaccatcaccacccccaccaccactatcaccatcaccacccccaccaccactatcaccaccaccaccatcaccaccaccaccaccaccatcaccactatcaccatcaccatcaccaccaccaccactaccatcaccacccccaccaccaccatcaccactatcaccaccatcaccacccccaccaccactatcaccaccaccaccatcaccaccaccaccaccaccatcaccaccaccaccatcaccacccccaccaccaccatcaccaccaccaccaccatcaccacccccaccaccactatcaccaccatcaccatcaccaccaccaccaccaccatcaccactatcaccaccatcaccatcaccaccaccatgaccaccatcaccacccccaccaccactatcaccaccatcaccatcaccacccccaccaccaccatcacctccatcacttATCACcacatcattaccaccaccatt GGAACACCTGATGACTGCCTCGGGCGTCTCCTGTGCTGATGCCCCACTGCCTCCCTCACCTTTCTTCCGCACTGATACTGATTACCATGCAGGCCTT ACAGAACAGGAGAGCCTGAGCTGTGCAAGAAAGGGAGAGACATTAGATTACTCACGGGAGATTGTCAGCCAGGTGCCAGAAGATACATCTGCAGTGGCCATTAAA GCATTCATGGACATTCTTCTTAGAAGGCCTAGTGCTAAGTCGCAGTTGTCAAGGGAACCGCGTGTCTGGAGGGAGAACAGGCTCTCCGGAGTTTCCAGGGAAACCACCCCCCGCAGAGGCAG AACCACTGATTCCTTCCTGCTTGACAAGATTGAGTCGCTATCGAGGAGCTGCCCGTGCTTTGGAAATGGTCCAAATCAACGAGGAACTGCCAAGGAGCCCCCTCAGACAGTAAGGTTCTGTTGGCCAGGGTCCTGGGGACAGACAGGAGCGTTGGTGCGCGCGACTGAAATGGGAGCAGAGCAGTTGAATGAGCTCCTTACGCTTTGCATGGTGCGCAGAATATCCCACCGATACCCAGAAATCCA aaataCTATTGGGAAAAGGATCCGATTTCTGCTCGGAGTGAAGAAAGAGGTCTCTGGAGAATTCCTAGGTCAGGGCTGGCATTTGCACCTTTTCATGGTCTTTCCCTGCACAATCACTCCAGCGGCGGCGTCGCTGGGGCTGAGGCCGGGTGGCTGCGGCTGGGCATGCGGATTTCGTTCCCCGCCTGTCGTCTTTGTGGCTCCTTGTGGGGGAGGGGCGGGCTGTCTGACACAGTTATTAAACCTGGCAGCTGCGCTGGCTGCACTGAGGAGCATTTTGA CGGCGGGGGCAGTGCGAGCTTCGGGACACAATTGGAAACGTGAGTATCTGCGGCCCCCGCGCTGCTGGCAGGCGGCTAGGCGCTTAAAGCTTCCAGACCTGTGGCGGGGACGGAAAGGCAGGGATAGGAGAGGCGGGCTC GCAGCCAGGGCAGGCAGCCCCGTCCCACCCCCGATCTTTCCGGCCCcttttgaaaatggaaagaaggcGCGTTTTACGGTTGGCTCGAAACGAGATGAGGCCAGTGTTCCAGCCCGTGGGGACCTTTGTGCGCTGCTCAGTGGCGGCTGTGGCCGGtcctgcagggacacgggcgtgGCGGCGTCTCAGGGAGCAGCGCGCATCGCTGAGTCCGGGCACCGGAGCCGGCGCGTCCGGGTTCCTTTGAGATCTCAGCGCCTTTGGGATTTCTGA